A window from Setaria italica strain Yugu1 chromosome VIII, Setaria_italica_v2.0, whole genome shotgun sequence encodes these proteins:
- the LOC101779435 gene encoding putative disease resistance protein RGA3: MASGLLSPLLSSARKLLDLLWSPAAAAPRGERFTFSADLQRLERLLRRIQATLDDVGEREIQESYVKLWIEELTVLARDAEDVLDDYRYEMLRRRAQELQGSIAAAAASSSSASRKRIHEEDEGGSISERIRKITRRFQISTDRAALPLRPDEEDDGGTSERIGEIIRRFEEISRDRAALQLGPDDGIRIAGRESQWESRTSSHLFDESLVFGRTDEKERIIQLVLSRSQDNKTHVLPVVGMGGIGKTTMAQMVYNDGRVQERFDLMGWVHVSETFDLRRLTIAIYESLTRRPCEYNELSSVHDVLKEKLCRKSVFVVLDDLWNERHSFWQDLMCPLEYAESVMILVTTRSKEVARVVQTFEPLVLCSLSEEHCWLLFQHYAFGDRIIDDESSLLQVGRKIMQKCGGLPLAVKSIGCLLRFKRDMQTWLEISKSEFWEYSDDNEEIFCALRLSFHRLPARLKPCFLLCALYPKGQPFAKDDMIHLWIAHGFIQNTGCKTIERLAGEYFDELTERSLIETDLVRLRIHESRQLRKKPLSRPRARSPAIGEIFNTSHNIYELHIRSLVDTFREKTTKASLSFLRFRLHDMTWDLAKSLSSCLLSAIAFDEGSLYLGKKNQRLSFWLSGDTSRQNTQRYNPQVITIANSEFSYKMNYLRTLVLKQCTFFHIGINEFRYLRALVLDSCKDSGCISATQYLKLLRYLHVSNCDALFGKNLKRLTESICHLYSLEKLIVSSCRKEFSMKSCNLFSLRYLQLSVRFNDWSLHPFCQFDNLDTLCLQNCDSIAELPICIGNLLNLRRLQLFQISKIKKLNHYCFRCHTNNNRCGLTDVIFPALEELEFDGLCDLQEWCKLQESDYPKMQSITIRNCYKLRRIPYFGSLRNLIITKSALIDLQLSVYNKPSQLQFLDIRDCWYLKSLKGLKNLCSLGSLYIAHCPKLIVLRKENLRFRPQHVCIDDCPGLKDWCDEQELYYQVPKMVKISDIKRAKEHGIAYFQSCEHICLDICPDQGPELILSPDNWLPSELRLLKFGFEGVPLYYRGLSTLGKLEIRGCPKLEALIDLEELNIHSLVLADCPLLYMLPEMKFPGLLTSLIVEGCHKLMSLYLNISHPSTFTELEISDCQGLMYIGGLGCLSKLESLVLLHCRLLELQGLLPVIPESVVVFLCPKLKKWCEIQSIEYMESLPDLSHEVNV; encoded by the exons ATGGCGAGTGGGCTACTATCGCCTCTCCTGTCGTCCGCGAGGAAGCTGCTCGACCTCCTATGGAGCCCGGCGGCAGCCGCTCCTCGTGGCGAGCGATTTACTTTTTCCGCGGATCTGCAGCGGCTGGAGCGGCTGCTGAGGAGGATCCAGGCCACGCTCGACGACGTCGGGGAGCGAGAGATCCAGGAGAGCTACGTCAAGCTGTGGATCGAGGAGCTCACGGTCTTGGCCCGCGACGCGGAGGACGTCCTCGATGACTACCGCTACGAGATGCTGCGTCGCCGTGCCCAGGAACTCCAaggctccatcgccgccgccgccgcctcctcctcctctgcctcacGCAAGAGGATtcacgaggaggacgagggcgGTAGCATCAGCGAG AGAATTAGGAAGATCACACGCCGGTTCCAGATATCTACAGATCGAGCCGCTTTGCCGCTGAGGCCAGATGAGGAGGACGATGGTGGCACCAGTGAG AGAATAGGAGAGATCATACGCCGCTTCGAGGAGATCTCTCGAGATCGAGCTGCTCTGCAGCTTGGACCAGATGATGGCATAAGGATCGCAGGGAGGGAATCCCAATGGGAATCAAGAACGAGTAGCCATCTTTTTGATGAATCCCTCGTTTTCGGCAGGACTGATGAGAAAGAGCGTATCATACAGTTAGTGTTGTCTCGCAGCCAGGACAACAAAACTCATGTTTTGCCGGTCGTTGGGATGGGGGGCATTGGCAAGACCACGATGGCACAGATGGTTTATAACGATGGCCGAGTTCAAGAACGTTTTGATCTGATGGGCTGGGTTCATGTTTCCGAAACATTTGACTTACGCAGGCTAACAATTGCGATCTATGAGTCCTTGACAAGGAGGCCATGTGAATACAATGAACTAAGCTCTGTTCATGATGTCTTGAAGGAAAAATTATGTAGGAAGAGTGTGTTCGTGGTGCTGGATGATCTATGGAACGAACGGCATAGCTTCTGGCAAGATTTGATGTGTCCACTAGAGTATGCTGAAAGTGTGATGATCCTGGTGACTACCAGGAGTAAAGAGGTAGCGCGTGTTGTGCAAACATTCGAACCCCTTGTGCTCTGCTCATTGTCTGAAGAGCATTGTTGGTTGTTGTTCCAACACTATGCTTTTGGTGACAGAATCATTGATGACGAATCCAGTTTACTTCAGGTTGGTAGGAAAATTATGCAAAAGTGTGGTGGATTACCATTAGCAGTTAAGTCAATAGGTTGCTTGTTACGTTTCAAGAGGGATATGCAGACTTGGTTGGAAATATCAAAAAGTGAATTTTGGGAATATTCAGATGATAACGAAGAGATCTTCTGTGCTCTAAGATTAAGCTTTCATCGACTGCCTGCAAGGCTCAAACCTTGTTTCTTGCTTTGTGCTTTATATCCCAAAGGTCAGCCTTTTGCCAAGGACGACATGATTCACTTGTGGATTGCTCATGGTTTTATACAGAATACAGGATGCAAAACAATAGAGAGACTCGCTGGTGAGTACTTTGATGAGTTGACTGAAAGATCACTGATTGAAACAGATTTAGTCCGTTTGAGAATTCATGAGAGTCGCCAATTGAGGAAAAAGCCACTTTCAAGGCCACGTGCAAGGTCACCAGCGATTGGTGAGATCTTCAACACGAGCCATAACATTTATGAGTTACACATAAGATCGTTGGTTGACACTTTCCGTGAAAAAACGACCAAGGCTTCATTATCATTTCTAAGGTTTAGATTGCATGACATGACTTGGGACCTTGCAAAGTCTCTGTCCAGCTGTCTGCTTTCTGCAATAGCTTTTGATGAAGGTAGCCTTTACctggggaaaaaaaatcagcgcTTATCTTTTTGGTTAAGTGGGGACACGTCCAGACAAAACACTCAGCGGTACAACCCTCAAGTTATTACCATTGCTAACTCTGAATTCAGTTACAAAATGAATTATTTACGTACCTTAGTGTTAAAACAATGCACATTTTTCCATATCGGCATAAATGAGTTCAGATACCTGAGGGCTCTTGTGCTAGATTCATGTAAAGATAGTGGCTGCATATCTGCTACACAATATCTGAAGCTCTTGCGCTATCTCCATGTAAGTAATTGTGATGCATTGTTTGGCAAAAATCTGAAGCGCTTGACAGAGTCAATATGTCATCTCTACAGCCTTGAGAAGTTGATTGTGTCATCTTGTCGGAAAGAGTTCTCCATGAAGTCGTGCAATCTTTTTAGTTTAAGATATCTCCAACTCTCTGTCCGATTCAATGACTGGTCCCTGCATCCATTTTGTCAGTTTGATAACTTGGACACACTTTGCTTGCAGAACTGCGATAGCATTGCAGAGCTCCCCATATGTATAGGAAATCTCTTGAACCTGAGACGTCTTCAgctttttcaaatttcaaagaTAAAGAAGTTGAATCATTATTGTTTCCGATGCCATACAAATAACAATAGATGCGGCCTAACAGATGTAATATTTCCTGCCCTTGAGGAGTTAGAATTTGATGGTTTGTGTGATCTACAGGAGTGGTGTAAATTGCAGGAATCAGATTACCCAAAGATGCAAAGTATCACTATAAGAAACTGCTACAAACTTAGAAGAATCCCTTATTTTGGTTCTCTCAGAAATCTAATAATAACAAAGTCAGCTCTCATCGATCTCCAGCTTTCGGTATATAATAAACCGTCTCAGCTGCAGTTTCTTGATATTAGAGATTGTTGGTACCTCAAATCCTTGAAGGGGCTGAAAAATCTTTGCTCTCTTGGGAGCTTATATATCGCGCACTGTCCTAAACTCATTGTCTTGCGTAAAGAGAATCTTCGGTTTAGGCCTCAGCATGTATGCATTGATGATTGCCCTGGACTAAAGGACTGGTGTGATGAACAAGAGCTCTACTATCAG GTCCCCAAAATGGTGAAGATTTCAGATATAAAACGGGCAAAGGAGCATGGCATTGCTTATTTCCAATCCTGTGAACATATCTGTCTCGATATTTGCCCTGATCAGGGACCAGAATTGATTTTGTCACCGGATAATTGGTTGCCATCTGAATTGCGGCTCTTAAAGTTCGGTTTTGAGGGCGTTCCATTGTACTATCGAGGTCTTTCTACACTTGGCAAACTGGAGATCAGAGGATGCCCAAAGCTTGAAGCACTGATAGATTTGGAAGAACTGAACATCCACAGTTTGGTTTTAGCGGACTGCCCTTTACTTTATATGCTTCCTGAAATGAAGTTTCCGGGGCTCTTGACATCTTTAATAGTTGAAGGGTGCCATAAGCTTATGTCCTTATACTTAAATATATCTCATCCTTCAACGTTCACTGAACTTGAGATATCTGATTGCCAAGGACTCATGTACATTGGAGGCCTAGGGTGTTTGAGCAAACTAGAAAGTTTGGTACTACTTCATTGCCGTCTTTTGGAGCTCCAGGGACTGTTGCCAGTCATTCCTGAATCAGTTGTTGTATTTCTCTGCCCAAAATTGAAGAAATGGTGTGAAATCCAAAGTATTGAATATATG GAAAGTCTGCCTGATCTGTCGCATGAAGTGAATGTTTGA
- the LOC101779827 gene encoding probable phospholipase A2 homolog 2: MDGSRELIAGRGPLQQRRGRRRRLLPPLLLLLLLAVADRSPHAAASIFGGDAASECSRTCESDHCTAAPLMRYGKYCGVGYTGCPGEAPCDALDACCMIHDACVQATDNDYLNLWCNQSLLDCVAAATSSSTTAATFEGNRCNMTEVADEITSVVEAAVYAWGIFHKP; this comes from the exons ATGGACGGCAGCAGGGAGCTCATCGCCGGCCGTGGTCCCCTGCAACAGCGGcgcggtcgtcgccgccgtcttcttcctcctctccttctcctcctgctacTCGCCGTCGCCGATCGCTCGCCGCACGCTGCCGCCAGCATcttcggcggcgacgcggcaTCG GAGTGCAGCCGAACCTGCGAATCCGACCACTGCACAG CGGCGCCGCTGATGCGTTACGGCAAGTACTGCGGCGTGGGGTACACGGGGTGCCCCGGCGAGGCCCCCTGCGACGCCCTCGACGCCTGCTGCATGATCCACGACGCCTGCGTCCAGGCCACCGACA ACGACTACCTGAACCTGTGGTGCAACCAGAGCCTGCTGGACTGCGTGGCGGCGGCCACGTCAtcgtcgacgacggcggcgacgttcGAGGGGAACCGGTGCAACATGACGGAGGTCGCCGACGAGATCACCTCCGTCGTGGAGGCCGCCGTGTACGCCTGGGGCATCTTTCACAAGCCGTAG